In the Impatiens glandulifera unplaced genomic scaffold, dImpGla2.1, whole genome shotgun sequence genome, TAGGTCTTCAGGTTCGACATATTGAAGGAGGAACATTCATAAATCAGGCCAAGTACACGAAagaattattaaagaaatttggaatgaaaAGCTATTCCGCTGACTTAACCCCGATGAGATCCTCGATCAAACTAGAAAAGGATGAAGATGGTAAAAgtgttgacatcacagcatatcgtgGAATCATTGGATCTCTTTTATACATAACAGCAAGTCAACCGGACATTCTATTTGCagttggagtatgcggaagatttcaggctaatccaaaacaggcTCATTACACCGCtgctaaaataatattaaaatatcttaaggaAACTCAAGAtttgggactgtggtatccgaaggattccagttttaaCTTAACGagctactctgatgcagactatgtaggTTGCAAAGTTTATAGGATGAGAACCAACGGGACATGTTAGCTCTCAGATGACCGGCTTGTTTCCTTGtacagcaagaagcagacatccgtTGCAACTTCAACTGCTGAAGCTGAGTACCTTGCAGCTGGCAGTTTCTATGCTCAACTCCTCTAGCTCCAACAACAATTAAGAGATTTCGGCATTACAGCTGAGGAATCTCCGATTTTCTATGACAACATAAGCGCCATtgcgatcacatacaatcccGTGTTGTATTGAATAACGAAGCACATCGATATCCGACACCATTTTATCCGAGAACATGTACAGCAAAAACACATTCGGCTAGAATATGTTTCAATCGAGCAACAAGTGGCCGATATCTTCACTAAACTACTacaagaagctaagttttcataTTTCAGAACCATTCTGGGTCTTGCTGATAGTAGCCAAATTATTCCTTAAAATACCTGCATGCATTTAGGGCGAAACCTCCTcacaaaaataacatttttctcTTTGCATTCATGAAAATCGGGCATGATTCCAGGGAGTAGCCTTTGCTTCTCAAACATGTCATTTTAGTGGAAAAACCATGAGTTCGATACTTTCATAAAACCGATCAGCTTCTTCAAATTTCGGTATTTTTCAAAAACCGATCGGACATTCACATTTATTTCTTATGTTCATAAATTTATAAGGAAAAAGATCTCAGACAGATAAAACTGGATGGTTGCCTCCTATTGAAACCAGTAAAATTATTCTACCGGAAAGAAATGTAAAAACCAAACTGCTTAATTAAATCGGTAAACCGATCGGTTATTTCTGATTGAACAATTACCGCCTAGTAAGATTGACGGCTATAAGCGAAAGCGGTTTTTCTTCAGAATAATATAATCGATTGCATTAATACCGACTTTATAGATAGCTGACCAGTTCTCTACATGGATATTTTGGTGGTCTCATTTATCTTTCAAAATGGGACAGCCAGCTAGCGTTTATAAGTATTTGTCTGAACATATTccttattaaaaaagaaaaataatcatTCCTCAAACAACGTGAAGACCTGTGTCTATCATTGTTCAAAGTGGAGGACTGACATTTCACTAAATTATCATATTCttagaaatgaaataaatatgttCTCTTTTTTACCATCCAAAATCTTAGATTAAATCCCTTTCTATCCATCAATATCAAAGATATATTCCAATGGGCAAACCCCCCCCTTCTTCCCTCTATATAATATCGATATCattaaaaccaaaaactaaaAATCTTTGAAAAACTCTCTCTCAAACAAAAGACTACTCTCAAAAAGATGAATTCTACTCTCTCAAACAACACCCTTCTAGTAGACTTCGAATTAGTCTTATCCTGTGAATACATGGTAGTCTCATTAATGTTCAGATCTCTTGAAGCAACCGGTCTAAGACCTTTTCTTGAAGACCGATTTACCATAAGCAACGAAATCATTCTTGAATTCTTCAAGAATGCCAAGATAATCCATGAGGACTTTATCATTTCCACTGTTCGAGGTCAGGAATTCGTCTTCAATGAGATGGATCTCGCACGAAGCTGCGAGCTACCAACCGAAGGCTTTTCTGACCTCTCATTCTCTAATAAAGTCATCAATGAGATGCGTCATCATCTCTCTCATTATGGAAATCCAGTCGAAACGTATGGAGCTAAAGCGCTCCTACATATTGAATATCAGGTCCTTAGTGAGATCATTGGCAAAAACATTCTTGCCAAGGAATCAACCAAGTACTATTCCCAAAGAATTTTGAGATGATGGTTGCTATCATAGAAGGAAATCCTATAAACTGGTCGAAGATATTCTTCgacaatctaaataaaataatctcttCGGACAAGATGATGATCGGATATACCCCCAGCTACGTGGTCTATTCTTTGATATCGACATTTATCTCGGTCGTGGAACTACCCTTCACCCATCCCAACTTTTCACAAAGGAAAGAGTGCAGGCGCATATCGACCGAGTGGAGAGAGCAAGAATCAGAAAATAACTGAATCTTGGATTTTCAAGCCAACATTATTAGACCAATGTCTATCAAACATTCTTATTTGGAAAGAAAaatgattgttttgtttcatgaATCGGTTGTGCAATGTCTTTTAATCTCTTCCTTCCACAAAGTATTAATGAAAATCCGGCTTTATTAGAATGATCTATTAAAATAAGGACTTTGATCTTTCTATATGATCCTCTCACAATGTTTTCACAAAAACCGAGCGTTCTCTCAGGGAGAAGCAGCCGCTTCTCATAAAACCGATCGGTTCGGTTTTTAGCCCAGAAAATTGATCGGCCTCTTTGACCGGTCAGTTACTCCTTATGAAACTTTTGGAAATATTCTCTAAAAAGGTGTTTCACAAGATCTATTAGTGTTCAATGTTCAAAAGGTATGTTCTCGAATAACGTAAAAAGTCATGTCTTTTCAATGACCATCATAACGGCTAGATCGGTTCTTCCTTCACCTATTTAAACTAAGGAAATAGGTGAAGAACAACTCACAACAAATTTATCTATATCTTAAAGTCGAAAATCCATCCTCCAAAATGAGTCTAGCATCCACTCGTACCTCTCTCATTGTCGACTTCGAATCAGTTCTGACTCTCGACGATGATGAAGTTCGCGAAATTATGTTTGAACCTATGGCCAGTTCTGGTCTGAGGAAATTCCTTGAAGGATCCCGAAGGATCCTTGAAGAAGAAGTCGTCGAATTTTTTACAAATGCCAGAATCATCAATGACTCAATTGTATCAAGGGTAAGAGGTGAATCTATCACGATCGGAGAAGTAGATTTCGGTCAATTTTTCGAGCTACCAACCGAATGCTTTTCCGATTTCCCACCATATCCAGAAAATTTTATCCATGATATGGCATTTCTCTTCTCAATCTCTCCGATTCTGGTGGAAACACATGGACTCAAATCCAGACTATGCCATCACATCCAGATCCTTAGTGACATAGTTGGCAGAAGTATCCTGGCAAAAGAATCCACCCACTTCTACACCAAAAAGATTTTCGAAATGATTATTTCCATAGTCTGTGGCACCCCGATCAACTGGTCTCAAGTCATTTTCGAGAACCTAAAGAAAATGATTTCCTCTCCTCGACCGATGATCGGTTACATTCCTCAGATTAGTAGCCTTCTTCTTTCCTTCAACGCCAAACTCGGACCGGGAAATTTCGTCCGACCATCCAATATTCTTGCCAAAGAAAAAGACGAAAGCTGGATCAATAGGATAGAGGCAGCGGAAATAAGAAGGGATGGAATCTAGAGTGTTCAAACATTTGAAACTATTCTAGTCTAAGTCCTCATGAAAAACCGGTTATTTTGTCCAAAAATCAGTTACTTGTGTTAAATCGGCATGatgttattaatgttattaagttgcatttgatatatgtattgaatattaattaaatgatatgtcattaaatgtttgaaatcGTCATGCCCaaaaatggttatttaataaattacatttaatacATGTTTTAAGATTAACTATCAAGGATCAAACGGTTACTTTTAATTTTACCCCGAGAAAAgacccattttcaaataaggCGCCATTTTTGCCGATTTTGGGGGGAACGTGGGGTCACACGTCAAAGGGTGACGATTCATTACCCAGTTTGGAAAACAATCTTTTAACTAgcatcatatattatatatttggaaGGAATACACGATCTCAggattgaattttattttgcaAACCCTAATATAAATTTTGCTCTACCTTCTCTCTAGAAATTGTATCCTCCTTCTTCTTCGCTAAACCTAGAATTTTATCATGGGAAGAGATAATATGTTGTTCAACCACATTGTGCAATTTGATTTTGAATGCATCAAGCATGCAAGATCGATCGAGATGCGGGAGTTAATCGAATCCATTGAGAAGTCTGGACTGCGATATTTCCTTGACGGACCGGCGATATACTATTAGGAGGCCATTTGTGAGTTCTTCGACACAGCAAAAATAATGGACGGCGCTATCAAGGCAATGGTCAAGGAGGTAGAGATCACTATCTCTGAGAGCTTATTCGCCGAAGTCCTAAAACTTCTGATGAAAGGCCGAGACTTCTCAAAGGCACTATCTCGTACCTCAACCTCCCAGCTTCATATGATACTCTCTAACACTGATTTTCCGTTGTAGTTCAACGAGAAGAAGAAATCCTTGAAGTGCGAGTACAGAGTTCTATGCGAAATCACCTCTAAGACGCTTCAGGCAAAAGGGAGAAACTTTGACAGTTTAACCTGATCAATGTTCGATGTGATGGGTGCTATCGTGAGAGGCGACCGAATCAGCTGGGGGTGCATTCTCTTCAATACGCTATACGAAATGGTCACTCCTAAGTCCACCAGGAGTCTTGGATATACGATGCAGATCGACAAGATCCTCACTCATCTGAACATTCCTATCGGGCAAGGTACCCCTCTTCCTCACATCAAAATCTTAAACTCTGCTAGTTTAGGGAGATACTTTGTTAGAGACAGCAAGGCAAAAGGCTCCATGTCCGAGGTACCTGTGAGAAAACTGGTTGTCGAAGGCGCCGCTAGCGAAGAAACTAATACCAGTTTTAAACTCCCCAAACTAGCTGATCGAACGGCatcatttcaaaaaattcaGAAGGCCGTCGAATCTACCGCTAGCTTTTGTAGCCCCATGACTAAACGAAAGAAAACCGGTGGGATTTCTTCAGCACAAGAGATATGTCAACTAGGGGTAAATATTCCAACTTCTCCTAATACTAATATCATTGTTGTTGTTCAGAAGTACATCTCTGTACTACTGATTGGTCTTGCGGTTTTAGAAGCTCAATTGGTGGTATGGGATATTATACACCAAGTTGTGGTTGAAACCGATCAGATGGCTAAAACCGATCGGCTAAATGTTGTTGTTGAGACCTATCGGATAGCTGAAACCGACCAGACATATTTTGTTGATGAAGCTGGAGAGATATTCGACACCGATCAAGAGAATGCTAACAAATCCGATCGGTCATCTCCACCAAAAACCGACCAAATTCCTGAAACCGTTCATCTAGAAATGGATGCTATCGGTCAAACAGATGAAGGAAATCAGGAAAAGATCCAGACCAAAACTAAGGTTGATCCGATTTTGAATGAGAAGACAGTCGGAACGGTTGTCCCAATTATTGATGAAATACCGGATCCTCGCAAAGATGATGAAGAGGCTGAGAAGATCGTTAACTTTATTCTTGAGGAGGTTGAAGAAAAGGCGTGTGAAACTATCGATCTATTCTATGCGTGGGAAAACGCAAGGCTGGAAGTAAGCTTCAGCGAGGTACTTCCCGAGGTTCCAGAAGAGAAGAAATGGTCTTCTCTTCTGTCCTTAGAACAGGTGATATTCTCTCTAACAAAAACCACATCAGTACCTAAAGCCCTGACAAGGAGCAAGTTGGTCGAAGCAAATGCAAAAAGGAAAGTATTGTTGCCAATTGTTGAGCAACGGGAAGATGATCTCAATCTAAACGGAGCTACGACAAGTGTGGAAAAGATTGTTGTTATACTGCTAAAGGTTGTCATGGAGGACCTCCTTGTCACTATATCCAAGTTTGAAGAAATACCCATAACGGTTGAGGAAATACCGAAATCTGCACCTATTGAAGAAGGGCCTATTATTCAATGTATAACCCAAACTACTGAAATCGTTAAACCATCGTTTGTGAAGGGTCAATCATCTAAGCCTACCTGGATAGCCTCCGAGGAACGAGAATTGTTTGACAAATATGATGTTAAAGGTCCGTGTGTTAAAGAAAAATATCTTAGAATTGGAAAACATGATTATGAAGAAATAACTGAAAGACTAAAAATCACTTCAGCTAACGAACTAGACTCGAGCTTAATGGGATCAACCGATGACGAATCGAATGATGAGGATGGAAAGGATACAGCTAATTCCAACCCATCACTTACCGAAAAAGATATTGTCAAATCGTCATCGGGTTAAGTCCTCTGACCACAACAACAAGACAAGAGATAACAGCGCTGAAAGACCGGCTTGCACGGAAATATCTCTTCATGTCATTTCTCACGGGGTATTTCCTATTCAATcactaatctcaatcgacctttaTTCTCGTGACCTCACGTTCCTTTGTTACTGActcttatctctcgacaaaccacatatCAATCACACTTTAACAGGTCTTTTATccttaagaaaacaaattacaaatttaattgacatttagcatcgtgacttcacactttgattaatcaaatatttgattcatatttttaagcACTTTCTATTATTACCGGACTATTATacatcggcaaaccacatcttCATCAtacttggttaaagagttgtatttgttttgttaggttgcaagttcgaaacatacatatattatttttattttatttttaatcttttaagtttatgggcgggtcaacccacaatccgacccaattattcatttactctcacatatatatatccaaactaATCAatgttctcgacccgacaatccagacactttaaaattaaacattattattatacatagaTTAACTAGTTATAAAAATGAACTTagattgttaaaaatgtttcacgttaatcaaatttagtgttgaatttaaaatataaagttttattagtctagttaattaaatggttgtacttattttgttaggttgcaagttcaatatatatatatatatatatataattttattttatttttaaacgttttaagtttatgggtgggtcaacctataatccgacccaaatattcattactctcacatatatatccaaattaatcacaactctcgacccggcaattcgaacactttaaaattaagcattattattaatattattattattattattatatattatttaattaaaaagttaaacttatattgttaagaatgtctcacgttcatcaaatttattttgcatttaaaatataaagtcatattaacataattggttaaatggttgtacttctTCCCTAAGAAAACaaatcaccaatctcaattaACATTTAGcgtcgtgacctcacattttggttaatcaaatatttgattcatattttttaaccatttaaaattgTTACCGGCCTATTATTCATCGACAAACCACATTTCAATTACACAttgttaaagggttatacttgttttgttaggtcacaagtttgaaacatatatataacattttttattttattttaaccgttttaagtttatgggcgggtcaacccacaatccgacccaagtatccattattttcacatatatatccaaattaaccacaactcttgaaccaacaatccggacactttgaaattaagcattattatatatatatatagttagttaaaaagttaaacttatattgttaaaaatgtctaacgttcattatttgtgttgaatttaaaatataaagttttattagtctagttggttaaatgattataCTTGTTCATATTTTGGTATCGTGACCTCAATTAACATTTAGTatcgtgacttcacactttaatcaatcaaatatttgattcatattttttaatcactttaAATTGTTACCGACCTATTACGACAAACCACATCTTAATCATActtggttaaaaagttatacttgtGTTGTTATGttataagttcgaaacatacttataacattttttattttatttttagatcaacccataatctgactcaagtatacatttactcacacacatatatacatacatatatatattgacccgacaatccgaacactttaaaattaaacattattattatatatatatatatatatatatatatatatatatatatatatatatatatatatatatatatatatatatatatatatatatatatatatatataaattacaacAAAATTATATGCACAGCTAgtaaattttatcaataactACAACAAATGCATAGAGGAGTAAGTAAAATGAATAAAGGATCTATAAATCTATACATGTAGTATAAAAGGGAAACAAAAGGATCGATGATTTGTTGTTAATAATGATGATAATCTGGCCTCTGAATCTGGCCCATCAAAATTCGGTTGCTGGTGACTTTGAAGCCAAGTAGAGCCGGATCTATTTGTCTGcctttctttcctttctttttcCCACCTTGACCAATTACTGCTTTCCCTTCAGCAGCCTCTAAACCAACTTCTCCATGCAGCTTGTTATTATGATTAGCATTGCTCTTCAACATCTCACTAAATGATGCAGAATCACCATCAGTATAAGATGATGTCCTTCTAAATCCTACATCCTTCCTAGAACAAGAAGGATTTCCTGATTCTGATGccttatttcttcttctttctacTACGTACTCAATTCTTCCACCTGAGGACAAAATCAtccttcaatatttttttaacacttTACTGACTCCGATAAACATCATCATTCAATAtctaaaatcattttctattttaactTTGGGATTATCCAATTGGATTGTGATGGTGACAAATACCTACctccatttttttctttttcgaaTTGA is a window encoding:
- the LOC124917329 gene encoding uncharacterized mitochondrial protein AtMg00810-like, whose translation is MTDKFEISMMGELNFFLGLQVRHIEGGTFINQAKYTKELLKKFGMKSYSADLTPMRSSIKLEKDEDGKSVDITAYRGIIGSLLYITASQPDILFAVGVCGRFQANPKQAHYTAAKIILKYLKETQDLGLCKKQTSVATSTAEAEYLAAGSFYAQLL